Genomic window (Ruminococcus flavefaciens AE3010):
AGTACGCCGTCTGCGCGGTGCTTTCCCACAAGATAGCCCTCGGAATAGACCTCAAAATCACATATCCTGAAGCTGCCCGACCGTGCCGAGACCTCATTGAGAACAGTTGCCATAACATCGCCGTCCTTGCCGTGATACAGCACATCAAGAGTCATTCGCTGGGATATCTCGTACTCGCCTGTTGTGAGCAGGCTCAGCTTGTCCAGCTGGTCGGCTTCAAGACCTGCCATAAAACCAAGAGTTCCCGTATTTATTCCCAGAAGCTTTGTATCGCTTCCCATAAGCAGCTTTGCACATCGGAGAATAGTTCCGTCTCCTCCGATGGCAAGGACTACGTCCGCTGTCTTTGCAGATTCATTTATATCCTCAAATATCACATGAGGCTTGTCTGAAAAATCATTTCTGAATATCTCGCTGACCGAAACATCTATGCCGCAGTCCGCAAGCACATCACAGGCTTCACGGGCGCAGCTGAGCGCATTGGTCTTCTGGAAATTAGGGTACAACGCTGCCTTCATAAACGCTCTCCTTATAGTTTAGTGAATGAACTGTCTGTCAGCTCCTTGAAATCATGTATCTTTGGCTCGCCTGCGGCTTTCCGCAGCTTCACAAGGTACTCTATATTGCCGCTTCCTCCGCGGACAGGTGAATAGGTGTACTGCTCAGTGATAAAGCCCACTGCCTGCGCGAAGCTGTCTATCTCGGTCAGTACACGGATATGGACCTTCTTATCCTTTACTATGCCCCTCTTGCCGATGTCGCTCCTGCCTGCTTCAAACTGGGGCTTTATGAGCACCGCAGCAACCGCTCCGTCTTTAAGGAGCTCATATACCTTTGCAAGTATCTTAGTCAGGGATATAAATGAAACGTCTACGGATATAATATCCGCCTGTCCGCCTAAATCGTCGGCAGACACGTCACGGATATCCGTACCCTCCATATTCACGACGCGGTCATCGTCAATAAGACGCTGTGCAAGCTGTCCGTGTCCCGTATCCACGGCGAACACCTTAGCAGCTCCGTTTTGCAGCATAAAATCGGTAAATCCGCCTGTGGAAGCTCCTATGTCAAGACATACCTTGCCGTTAAAGTCAAGCCCGAATTCCTCGGCTGCCTTTTCAAGCTTCAATGCGCCGCGTCCAACGTAGCTCTCGCTCTCAGAGGACTCGATAACGTCCTCAGCCGATACCTCGTCGGAAGCCTTTTTAGCGGTCTTTCCGTTTACTGTGACATTTCCCGAAAGTATCATTTCCTTGGCACGCTGACGGCTTCGGGCAAGTCCGCGGGCTACAAGCTCGCTGTCAAGCCTTGCCATTATTATTGCTCCTGCTGCGGATATATTCTGCCATTCTGCATCTTGTAAGTCCCAGCTTGTCAAGACATGAGCGCACAGACGCCTGCTTTACAAAACCGTCTGCGGTAACTCTGCTGTAGTCTCCGCAGTAGCCAAGCTCAGAGAGAATATCTCCGATCTTTTCGGAAATACTGCCCTCGCCCATGGACTCCTCGAAGAATACTATCCTCGGATACTGCTTTATCTCCTCACCAAGCTTTCCGTCAAGTGGGAATATCTTTGTAAGCTTTAATATATCGCAGCTTATGCCGTTCTTTTCAAGCTCCTTCTGAGCTTTTATGGCTTCGTTATAAAGTCTGCCGTAGGTTATGATAAGAGTTTCGCTGCCGCTGAGCTGCTTGAAGAGCCACTCTGTTGTTATGTCGGACTGGTCGAACTCCACCTTCTCAGAGCCGCGTGGATAGCGGACTGCGGCAATGCCCTTATCTTCATATATAGCCTTTCTCATGCACATCTTCATTTCCATGTAGCATGAGGGCGAATAAATAGTGGTATTCGGTATAGAAGTAAGCATAGGCACGTCAAGAAGTCCCTGATGAGTTTCGCCGTCCTCGCCCACTATTCCCGCACGGTCTACGCCGAGAACTACATGAAGTCCGCCTATGGCTACATCGTGAACGAGCTGGTCGTAGGAACGCTGTAAAAATGTAGAATATACGGCAAATACGGGAGTCATGCCCATTGAAGCAAGTCCGCCTGCAAAAGTGACTGCGTGCTGCTCGGCAATACCCACATCAAAGAATCTGTCGGGGTACTTGAAGTGGAAGAACTGCAGTCCCGTACCGTACTTCATAGCCGCTGTTATTGCACAGAGCTTGTCGTCCTTGTCCGCAAGCTTTACAAGCTCCTTTCCGAATACGGTGGAATAGCTGTCAGCTGCAGCGACCTCGGGATTTCCCGTAGCTATATCAAATTTGGAGATACCGTGGTATTCTCCCGGATTTGCCTCGGCAGGACTGTAGCCCTTGCCCTTTACGGTCTTTACGTGGATAAACACGGGCTGATGATAGGATTTAGCCATGTGGAAGACCTCTTCAAGCTCCGCAAGATTGTGTCCGTTGACAGGTCCGAGGTATATGAAGCCCATGTCCTCGAACATTGTGCTCTGTTCAAGAATATTGGATTTCACTGAGTCCTTTACGTTCTTGATACCCTTGGTAACGCTTTTTCCAACAAGAGGTATCATTTCAAGACCGCGCTCCACGGCTCTCTTTGTATGTAAGTACTTTTCGGTATTTCTCAGTGAGGTAAGATATTTGGAAAGGGCGCCTACGCTCTTTGAAATGGACATATTGTTATCGTTGAGAACTACGATAAGATTACGCTGACGGTCTCTGCCGCAGTTGTTCATAGCCTCGTAGAACATTCCGCCCGACATAGCGCCGTCACCGATAACCGCTACTGCATAATTGTCCTTGCCCTGAAGCTTCATTGCCTCGGCTATGCCGCAGGCTACGGATACAGAAGTGCTGCTGTGTCCGCTTATGAATGTGTCATGCTCGGACTCAGAGGGCTTAGGGAAGCCTGATATGCCGTTTTCCTGTCTGAGGGTGGAGAAGCTGTCAAGTCTGCCTGTAAGTATCTTATGGGTATATGCCTGATGACCTACGTCCCAGACTATCTTATCCTCGGGAGAATTGAAATTGCGGTGGAGAGCCATAGTAAGCTCAACAGCACCCAGATTAGAGGCAAGGTGTCCGCCTGTCTTTGAAACAGTAGATATAAGGAGATTTCTTATTTCCTTGCACAGTGAATTGCACTGTGTTAAGGTAAGCTTTTTCAGATCCTGGGGCAGCTGAAGCTCCTCAAGAGTCACCTTGTCGTTATTACTTATATTTTCCTTCATTTTTCATGAAATGCGGATAAGCTCCGCAGCTCCTTTGCGTTAATTCTTTCTTTTCAGAAGCATTTCCGTAAGCTCTGTGAGAAATGCATCGTTTCCGAATTTTTCAAGGCAGCCGAGAGCCTCTTCGGTTATACTATTTGCGATCTCCTGAGCCTTTTCAACACCGTACAATGTAACAAAGGTGGTCTTGTTCTCCTCCTCGTCACTGCCTACGGGCTTGCCAAGCTCCTCAGTGGTGCTTGTTACATCAAGGATATCATCGATTATCTGGAAAGCCAGTCCAAGCTTGAAGCCGTAATCGGCAGCAGCCTGTATCTTCTCCTCGTCAGCTCCTGCACATATGCAGCCCATCATGCATGATACAGCTATGAGCTGACCTGTCTTGTGGTGGTACATATTGCGGAGGTTAGCTTCGTCAACGTCAGTGCGCTCCTCATTTTCCATGTCGATGACCTGTCCGCCGCCCATGCCTTCTCTGCCTGAGCCCTTTGCAAGACATGATACCAGTCTTATCTTCTGCTCGGGTGAGAGCTGCTTATCGTCGGCAATGACCTCAAAGGGCAGCATACACAGCGCGTCACCTGCAAGTATAGCCATTGCCTCGCCGAAAGCCTTGTGACATGAGGGTTTTCCGCGTCGGAAATCGTCATTGTCCATTGCAGGGAGATCGTCGTGGATAAGTGAGAATGTGTGTATCATCTCAATAGCCGCAGCAGGTGCTGCTGCGATCTTATAATCAGCTCCGAGAGCATTGCAGAAAGAATATACCAGAACGGGACGGATACGTTTGCCGCCTGCTTCAAGAGAATAATTCATGGCATCTATAAGATTCTTCTGAGCCGCCATGCTCTCCGAAAAAGCATTGTACCTTTTGAGATTATCCTCGGTAAATCTGATGTATTCCTGCATTGTTTCCTTGAAATTACTCATTTTTCTGTTCCTCCGCCGTCCTCGGTAATTTTTATCTGAGCTTCGTCAAGCTGCTTTCTGCAAGCCGCCGACAGCTTTACTCCCTCGCCGTAGAGCTCCACAGCCTTTTCGAGGGGGATATCGCCCTTTTCAAGCTCGGAAACTATCTTCCCGAGACGTGTCATATTATCTTCAAATGTAAGCTTTTTTTCCATTATATCACCATTTATCGATTATCTCGGCTTCCGCGCCGCCGATTCCGAAGCCGATCTTTATCCTGTCGCCCTTTTCAAGAGGTTCCGAGCTGCTCAGCAGCTTCTCACCCTTGTACACCAGCGAATAGCCGCGGGAAAGGACCTTCAGCGGACTGAGACTGTCAAGTCTTGCCGCCTTTTCTTCAAGCTGTCTCTCCAGCCTGTCCATATAACGCAGAAAGGCTGTATCACGGCGCTTGTCAAGTGAGCTGAGCCTCTCGGCAGTCAGCTTCAGACGGTTCTCGGGAGACTGTGCAGCCAGACGCGCGTTCAGCACTATAAATCTGTCCGTATATTTATCCAGAACTGCCAGTGCAGAGCGCTCAGCTCTTCGCTGTAACAGGGATATCCTTTCGTAAAGCAGCGCTATATCGGGAGCTGCAAGCTCCGCTGCTGCCGATGGAGTAGGTGCACGCAGATCTGCGGCAAGATCGGCTATGGTAAAGTCGGTCTCGTGTCCAACAGCCGATATCACAGGCACCTTGCAGTTATATATGGCATATGCCACCTTTTCGGTGTTGAATGCGCTGAGGTCCTCGCTTGAACCGCCGCCGCGCCCGACTATGATAACGTCGCAGCCTGCCGCCTCCGCTTTGAGTATACCTGCGCATATGGACTCGGGAGCTCCCTCGCCCTGTACCTGCGCATTGACCGCATATATCTCGCACAGCGGATAACGCCTTGAAAGTACATTTATTATATCCCGTACAGCCGCGCCGCTGAGGGACGTTACCGCACCTATTTTCTTGGGCATTGAGGGGATGGGACGCTTGTGCTCCTCGGCGAATATGCCCTCCTTTTGCAGCTTCTTTTTCAGCTGCTCCAGTGCTACATTTGCCTTGCCTGCGCCCTCGGGTATGATATCGTTGACGTAGAGCTGATATGCGCCGTCACGCTCGAATACGCCTATACTTCCCGATACTATCACGGACATACCGTCCTCGGGCTCAAATTTAAGGCGGTCGGCAGCACTTGCAAACATTACAGCCTTGACCGCGCTTTCGCTGTCTTTCAGCGTGAAGTAGACGTGTCCGCTGCGGAAATGCTTCACGTAATTCGATATCTCGCCCCGAACCATTATGCCCTGCAGGTTCCTGTCGTTTTTCAGTATGGAGCCTATATATTTATTTATCTGTGAAACTGTAATTACAGGCATCATTTATCTCCTGTGCTTTTCAAATAGCCGTATATAGCCACTCCCGCCGCATTGTCGCAGGAGAACCGGGGCTGTGCGAAGCTTGCCGACGGGTATCGGGAAATTATCCTGTCGCGGATAATAACGTCCGACATGACTCCGCCTGCAAATACCAGCGGAAGCTCGCCGTATCTGCCGATAGCATGGTCGGTCATGGCGAGTATGGTCTCGGCAATAAAATCAAGGCAATACTTGGCGATATTCTCGGGACTTTCGCCGCTGTCAAGCATATTGCCGCACTTGTTCTCCAAGCCCGAAAGGCAGCAGTTGCCGTCTTTCAGCACAGGCTTTGCCTTGAAGTGTTTATTGGCGTTCACTGCAAGCTTTTCAAGCTCTGCGCCGCATGGGAAATGAAGTCCCAGCATAACGCCAGTTCGGTCAACAGCCTGTCCCGCTTTAAGGTCAAGTGAAGTACCTATCTCGGTTATTTTGAGAACACACTCATTATCGGGCTCGCACAGCAGGCAGTCGGTAGTTCCGCCGCTGACGTGAAAGGCAATGAAGCGCTCATTCACTAAGTCCAGCCTGTCCGCGGAATAAAGCGCCGCAAGGATATGACCGATCTGATGAGAGGTGGTATAAAGCTTTGCTCCCGAAACCGCCGCATATGAACGGGCAAAGCCCTCTCCGCAGAGAAAGCATGGCATATATGAGCCCTCTATGTTGCGCGGTCTTGCGGAAGCTGTAACCGTTTTCGGCATACCGAGACTGTTCTCGCTGAAAAGCTGCTCTATCATATCGGGAAGCTGCTTTGTGTGGTGGAAAACCGCGTCGCTCTGGCGCAGTCCAAGCTCACCCTCCTTTACGGGAAGAAGCTTCTTAGTCTGGTATATCTTATTCTCCTCGCTGACGTATACCGCAGCCGAGGTGGTATAGTTGCTTGTATCAACTCCCAGATACTCAGGCATTTTCGCTCTCCGACTTCTGTGTATCGCGGGAGAATGCTCCGAGAACGCCGTTGATAAAGGCTGTATCCTCCTGATATGTATACATCATGGAAAGCTTTATAGCCTCGCTGATAGCCGCATTCATGGGAGTATTGTCATCGTAGAGGGACTCAAACATAGCAATGCGGAGTATGGCAAGATTCAGCTTTGATATCCTTGCAATGCTTCTTGACTTGCTGTACTTTGAGATTATGTTGTCAAGCTCCTCAGCGTGCTCGAGAGTACCCTCGACTATTTTCTTGACCTCGTCGTTTACGGTGATCTCGTCGATCTCCTCAGCTATCTCGTATAGCTCATTTATATCGTCATCACGCAGAAGCTGCTCGAAAACCAGCTTGAATGCGCTGTCTCTTATTTCACGTCTTGTCATTTGTACACTCCTTATTTTTTCCTATGGTACGATACATGAAAACCATTGCATCTTTACTTTCAAATCCGTTTTTTATGTAAAATCTCTCACTTGGGTAGCCCCGTGTTGTCAGGAGCACCATAGCAGCAACGCCCTCAGCTGTAAGCTCTTTGCGGGCATAGTCCAGAACAGCCGTACCGATACCGCTCCGCTGCATATTCGGAGACACGCAGAACTCATCTATCATATACTCGACGCCGTAGAGATATGTAAGCCTTCTGCCGCAGAGGACAGCCTGTATAACACCGTTAGCCTCAGCCACATAGCCTATGGACTGCGGTGAGGACATAAGCTCGTTTATCCTCGTTTCGGCAAGCTCATATGACCATTCCTCGTTCCACGGCTCGGCGGCAAAGGCTCCACGGAACACCTCCGCAGATTTTTTCAGATCAGACGGTCTGTATCGCCTTATCATTCAAATACAACTCCGCTGACGGTAACGTTTACTCTTGCAACAGGTACGCCAGTCATGTTCTGGACGTTCTCCTTTACCACGGTCTGAACTTCCTGAGCAACGTTCACGGCTTTTTCTCCGCTCTTTATGACTATCTTCATATCTATGGCAGCCACATCGCCCATCATACTTACCTTGATAGGTCCGTTTCTTCTGAGCTTGCTCATTTTTCCAACCTCGCCGCCAAGACTTGCGACTCCCTTGACATCAAGAGCTGCAAGCCTTGCAATGGCGATAATTACGTCATCTGATATTTTAAGTCTGCTTGAAACTTCCGGCTTCATATCTTCAACTTCCATAGTGGACCTCCGTAGGCTCTTATTTAGGTGTATTTTTTAATCAATATCTTGCTTACACCCTATCCATTGTATTATAACATAATATTTCAGAAATAGCAACATTCGCAGAGAAAAAAAACTGTCGTTTTCTTATTTATGTCGCGAAATAGGCGGCGCAGGCTCTGCGCTTATAACATAATATTTCAGAAACAGCAATATTCGCGGTGAAAAATATTCATAAATATTCACACAGGATAAATCAGCCTACTTTACCTCGAAGATCCTGATATTCTCTGCGGGGACTTCCGTTTCCCCGAGGATTATCTCCTTTATGGAAGCTGCCTGAGCCTTGTCGAGCCCCTCTGTCTTGACTACAACCTTTGCGTTCTCGCCGTCAAGGTACGCCACACAGTCCTGAAAGCCCTGAGCTTTTACCAGAGACTCGATAGTCCCCTCGCTCTCGATAAGCTTTGACACCTGTACTGCGTCAAGGGCATTCACTACCATTTCGTCCTCGGTAACATCTCCGCCGCCTATCATGGTCTGGAGCGTCTGTACAGCTTCGTCCCTGTCCTTCATCTTATCGAGACGAGCCTGTGCAAAATAGTCCTCGGCAGCAGGTTCGGCTGAAGCATTTACAAACTCGGTCTCGCCGTATTTTACAGTGTCATTGTCTTTCCTGAACGACATGGAGCTGCTGTCGGGAGCAAGCTTCGGTGATGTAGCATAGTTTATGTACACCGCAACTGCAAGCATAAGGGTCAGGCAGGTCATGATTATCTGTTTCTTTCCGATTATTATTGATGGCTTTTTCATAATTATACTCCTTTATCTGATCTTAGCAACATATATCTTTGCTGTAGGTATCCCAAGAGCAGCCGAAGCCGCTTTGTATATCTGTTCTCGTACAGCAGCATCGCCTCCTCCGCCGCAGACTATTACCGCTCCCGTTATCTCGGGAGCTTCAATTGTTTCCACAAGTGCGTTTTTTTCGCTTCCGCCGCCCACTATCACATATTTCTCTTCCTCCTCCGTTTTATTGTCCGAACGGCTGTGCCGTCCCTCTGTAGCATATACGTAGCGCTGCTCGCTGCCTACAGTTAGATAGACCTTCACCTCTCCTGCCCCCTCTATTTCGCGGAGCAGATCGGCAAGCCTTTTCTCTGTGTCCTTACAGTAGTCGCTGCTGTCATATACGCTCTGCTGCTCAGTACATACAGCAGCAGGCTTTTTGTCGGGCAAAAGCGAAGATATCATTATCAGCAGCAGACCTGCTATTCCGCATACGGTCATAAGTACAGCCCATTTCCTGTTCTTTAGCAGCTCCTTTGCTTCTTTAATAACTTCCATTTATGACCTCCGTTTCTTGTCCGATACTGCCGCGGATTATCTTAGCTGATGCCTCGAAGGCCGACGTGCTGATAATGACTCTATTAATACTTATGCTTCCGTCCTGTGAAATATTAACCTCGGTATCTATTTTTTCTGCATTTATCCCTGCCGCTTTGAGCTGATCACGAAGAACCGCAGAAATATTTTCAGATACCTGTGTACAGAGCTCGTTTTCATATATCTCTGTGGAATAGCTGTAGTCTGTACTGTCAAAAGCACTGAGATCCGGCAGCTCAATATCAAAAGCTCCGCTGACTATGGGAGCTGTTACCGCCACAGCAAATATCAGCTTCAGAACAATATCGGCAGCTCCGCGAAGCCGTGTTCCGTCAGTAATGCTCTGAATTATACATACCCCCACGGATACAAAGCAGACCACCCTGACCGCCGCAACAAAGTTTTCCATTTACCCACCTGCCGTCTGAATAAGTATTCCCGTACACAGCACGAACATGACGCCATAACAAACAAGGACGCTCTGTGCTATGGCAAGGGAGCTGTCAAATGAGCTGAGAAGCTTTTTAATATGCTCTGCGTCGAAGAGCTCCGCCGCCGCCGAGCCTATCCACATTACAAAGCGAAAAAGCATAAGCTGTATCACAGGCGGAAGAATTATCAGAAGCACAGCGATACAGCCTGCAGTTCCTACTGTTCCGCGGATAAGGTCAAAGCTGCTGCGGACTGCGGCATAGGCGTCGGATACAGCTCCGCCGACTACGGGAACGCTCCCCGATATCACAAAACGCGCCGCTTTTGTAGCTGCACCGTCAGTTTTGCCTGCAAGGCTGCATTTCAGCGTAACAAAGCCAGTAAACACCGTCATTGTTATAGTCATCGCCCATGTTATGAGCTTTTTCAGGAGCTGAACTACTCCGCTCATATCATTCCGTGAGAAAACGCTTCCCGTTACGGAAAGCATAACGGCTGCGCTGAGAACAGGCATGAGAAAGCCCGAAACAAGCTGAACTATAAGCTCCGAAGCAGCAAGGACAGCAACGTCATAAGCCGCCGCTGATGTTATATGTCCCGATGCGGCAGTTGCTCCCGAAAACACAGGAATAAACACGGATATGAAGCCGCCGCTGACGGTCACAGCCTCAACGGACTGAGAAAAAGCAGCAAAAAGCTGTGGTGAGACCACTGTCACCGCTGTAAGGACACACACCATACCATAGATGTCTGCGGAGCATTTAAACGCTGCGCTGCCTGCGTTTTTCAGCAGAGCCGAAAGCAGTGTCACAAGCAGAATAGTCCCCAGAAGTCTGAAAGGAGAGCCCTCGCTTTCCTTTACTTTTGCTGTGATAGCCTTTGAAAAGCTTCCGAATGAAAGGGCAGTTATCTCGTCAGAACTTGTCCCGATGTCATAGTCCGAAAGTATGTCGTCCAGCTGCTCACTGAACACGCTCGATGACTCCTGTTCATCAACAGCATATGCCCTCAAAGGAACACTGAGCATCATCAGCAATATAATTATAATTATTGATAGTCCTGTCCTTTTCATAATGCTCCTAAATCAGCTTTTCTATTAGCTGTAAAAATGCTCTGAATACAGGAAGTCCAAGAACAGCAACAGCCCCTCTGCCCCACAGCTCAGCTGCCGAAGCTATAGCTCCCTCACCGCTGTCGCGGCACAATTCAGCTGTAATATGCGTGATAACACATATTGCCAATGTCTTGAACACTATGGAGATATAGCTTTCAGCAATACCTGCCATTTCAAAAATATCCCTTATCTCGGCAATGGCTGATCCCGACACAAGTACAAAAAGAGCCATAACGCCTGCACATACCGCTGCGGTAACTGCTGTGGAATATTCAGCGCAATATTGTTTTAAAATTATAGATATAAGAGTTCCTGCAAGGCAGAAAGCTCCAACAGAAAAACAGCTGTCTACCATAGTCCGAACACGCTTTTGACCTTGTCAAAAAGGTCTCCTATCTCGTCGATTATCACCACAAGAACAACTATAAGACCTGCAAGTGTGGTCATCATAGCCTGTTCCTCTCGCTCCGCACGTTTCAGGACCAGATTCAGAACGGCGACTATTATCCCTGTACCTGCGATTTTAAATATAAGATCAATTTCCATTTTCTTCCTCAGATCACCATTATTCCTGCCATTACACCTGCAAGGACTCCAACGCTCCTGTAAAACCGAGCCTTGCCGTGATACTCCATGGCACTGCGCTCATAGCACTCCTGCATAAGCGATCTCTGCGAGGCTATGCTGCTCAGCTGACCTGCAATGTCACTGGTACCCAGCACCTCACCGAAATCCAGAAGTATCCCCCTTTCTTCCTGTGGGATATAGGTCTCGGCAAGCAGAAGCTCACGCCACTCACTGTGGAAATCGCTGTCAGCGCTGTATTTCTCCGAAAGCCTGTATATAAAGCGTAAAGCTGTATAATTTTCCCGTTTTAGTACCGTAATTATTCTGTAAATGTCCGTACCGCTGCTTCTTATCATGGTCTCACAAAGTCTGAAAACCTTGTCAGCTTCGGTGCAAAGCAGCATTCTTTTTTTCAGCTTTTCGGAACGGTTCATTCCGTAAAATGCTCCGCAAAGTGTGGCAAGCAAAGCCGCAATTATCCTAATTCCCATTTCTGAGCCTCTTGACTTCACTGACTTTTCCGGGAGCTGCAGAGCCTTTCAGGAATATGATATTGTCAAAAAGTCCGCTTTCTGTAAGGTATAATATCTCCTTACGCTTGCTGAGCTCCTCAAAGCTGCTGCCGTGAGCCGTAACGATAAATTTCACGCCGCAGCCGATCCCGTTTATTATAGCTTCTGAGTCAGACATTGAAGCTATCTCGTCACAGACAATGACCTCGGGAGACAAAGTTCGCACCGCTGAAATTATCCCGTCAGCACGGCTGCAATTACTGATAACATCTGTCAGCGCTCCAACGTCATTCTGCGGTATCCCGTCGTGCAGACAGGATATCTCGTTTCGCTCGTCAATAAGGACAGTTTTTCTGAAATTCCCTGTAAGACGGCACATATCTCGGAGCATAGTGGTCTTTCCCGAATTGACTCCGCCGCATATCATAATGTTTTTATCATAATTTGAAGCAAATATCTCATCTGCGCAGCCCTCTACACACCTTGATACACGGAAGTTAAGAGATGTAAACTCTGTAAGCTGAGGAGGCTGGATCGATGAATAAGCTCCAGAAACACCTACACGAACTCCGTTTTCGATAACGAAAAAGCCCTGAGAAAGCTGTTTTCCACAGCTGTGCACGGAATAATGACACAGCCTTTCGACTGTCTCTCTGATCTCAGACGCCTTTATTTCATATGCTTCCTTATTATATAGGGAAGCCAGTCCGCCGTCCCTGCGAAGAAAATATATCTTGTCCGAATACACAAGATAAACAGGTCCGCCTGCACGAAGCCTTACTTCCATTGCACCATCAAGCTTATCCCTCGGGATATCAAGCAGCTGCCTGCGGATATTCTCGGGAAGATAATCCATGATCGTTTCAAAGCTTGTACTGCCTTTCATTTTCATCACTCCTTACACTTAATACTATTCAGCTGTACAAATGTTTAGAACAAAAAAGGACGCCGAAGCGTCCATAAAAAAGGCACTGACATAAGTCAGTGCCTATATTATTATAATGATAACTTCATTTCGCTGAACGTGTCAGCCAAACCTGCAACGAAATTCCACTGTCTCTCCATATATGTTTTAAGCATCTTTGTACGCTGCTGATAATCGTCCAACACACATACAGGCTCGTCAAAATGTTCTGTTATTGCATGAGCAGCTGCATTACCGCTTTCCATGCCCGCAGAAATACCCTCGCCCATTGGATTAAGAAAGCCCGCCGCTTCCCCTGCGAATAAGAGTCGTCCCTTACCGTAGTCGATTTTACACCCAGACCTAATATGAGGCATTAGCCATTTTTCTGCCTTTACAGTTTTGTCAATAACAAGCCCGTGTTTATCTTTCATGTAATGAATGAAGCTGTCATAATAGTCTGATATCTTATTAGTATCCTTAACGGCAACGCCCAGAACAAGCATATCATCCTTAACGTTGAACCAAGCGTCATATTCGGAAAGCTCAGGCTGAAGATATGCGTAGAAATAGTGTGGGTCAAGCTCTATTTTTCCTTGATTGAACGTCTGAAATGTTGTTATAAACTCAGGAGCGATATTCAGCTCTTTCCTCTTTATAACCGATGTAACACCACCGCAGTCAATTACATACCTTGCCTTCTCGCTGTAAAGCCTGTCGGAAAAGAGCTTCACCTCAATATTGTCATCTTTATTATCACACGCAATAACTGACGTCATGTCGCGCAGCTCCG
Coding sequences:
- the nusB gene encoding transcription antitermination factor NusB, with amino-acid sequence MTRREIRDSAFKLVFEQLLRDDDINELYEIAEEIDEITVNDEVKKIVEGTLEHAEELDNIISKYSKSRSIARISKLNLAILRIAMFESLYDDNTPMNAAISEAIKLSMMYTYQEDTAFINGVLGAFSRDTQKSESENA
- a CDS encoding GNAT family N-acetyltransferase encodes the protein MIRRYRPSDLKKSAEVFRGAFAAEPWNEEWSYELAETRINELMSSPQSIGYVAEANGVIQAVLCGRRLTYLYGVEYMIDEFCVSPNMQRSGIGTAVLDYARKELTAEGVAAMVLLTTRGYPSERFYIKNGFESKDAMVFMYRTIGKNKECTNDKT
- a CDS encoding Asp23/Gls24 family envelope stress response protein; translated protein: MEVEDMKPEVSSRLKISDDVIIAIARLAALDVKGVASLGGEVGKMSKLRRNGPIKVSMMGDVAAIDMKIVIKSGEKAVNVAQEVQTVVKENVQNMTGVPVARVNVTVSGVVFE
- a CDS encoding SpoIIIAH-like family protein; this encodes MKKPSIIIGKKQIIMTCLTLMLAVAVYINYATSPKLAPDSSSMSFRKDNDTVKYGETEFVNASAEPAAEDYFAQARLDKMKDRDEAVQTLQTMIGGGDVTEDEMVVNALDAVQVSKLIESEGTIESLVKAQGFQDCVAYLDGENAKVVVKTEGLDKAQAASIKEIILGETEVPAENIRIFEVK
- a CDS encoding stage III sporulation protein AE produces the protein MMLSVPLRAYAVDEQESSSVFSEQLDDILSDYDIGTSSDEITALSFGSFSKAITAKVKESEGSPFRLLGTILLVTLLSALLKNAGSAAFKCSADIYGMVCVLTAVTVVSPQLFAAFSQSVEAVTVSGGFISVFIPVFSGATAASGHITSAAAYDVAVLAASELIVQLVSGFLMPVLSAAVMLSVTGSVFSRNDMSGVVQLLKKLITWAMTITMTVFTGFVTLKCSLAGKTDGAATKAARFVISGSVPVVGGAVSDAYAAVRSSFDLIRGTVGTAGCIAVLLIILPPVIQLMLFRFVMWIGSAAAELFDAEHIKKLLSSFDSSLAIAQSVLVCYGVMFVLCTGILIQTAGG
- a CDS encoding stage III sporulation AC/AD family protein; translated protein: MVDSCFSVGAFCLAGTLISIILKQYCAEYSTAVTAAVCAGVMALFVLVSGSAIAEIRDIFEMAGIAESYISIVFKTLAICVITHITAELCRDSGEGAIASAAELWGRGAVAVLGLPVFRAFLQLIEKLI
- the spoIIIAC gene encoding stage III sporulation protein AC — translated: MEIDLIFKIAGTGIIVAVLNLVLKRAEREEQAMMTTLAGLIVVLVVIIDEIGDLFDKVKSVFGLW
- a CDS encoding stage III sporulation protein AB, with amino-acid sequence MGIRIIAALLATLCGAFYGMNRSEKLKKRMLLCTEADKVFRLCETMIRSSGTDIYRIITVLKRENYTALRFIYRLSEKYSADSDFHSEWRELLLAETYIPQEERGILLDFGEVLGTSDIAGQLSSIASQRSLMQECYERSAMEYHGKARFYRSVGVLAGVMAGIMVI
- a CDS encoding NAD(P)/FAD-dependent oxidoreductase, producing MYDVIVVGAGPTGATAAKILSDNDMKVLLVERMKLPRYKSCSGVLIKKSMDLVMEYFGKDVPHSAMCTPTDNHGMIFTNDKGKEYAFNQEGLNVWRSSFDNWLTENAVNAGAELRDMTSVIACDNKDDNIEVKLFSDRLYSEKARYVIDCGGVTSVIKRKELNIAPEFITTFQTFNQGKIELDPHYFYAYLQPELSEYDAWFNVKDDMLVLGVAVKDTNKISDYYDSFIHYMKDKHGLVIDKTVKAEKWLMPHIRSGCKIDYGKGRLLFAGEAAGFLNPMGEGISAGMESGNAAAHAITEHFDEPVCVLDDYQQRTKMLKTYMERQWNFVAGLADTFSEMKLSL